A genomic stretch from Desulfocurvibacter africanus subsp. africanus DSM 2603 includes:
- the rny gene encoding ribonuclease Y codes for MSFISILLILVGAAIGAAAGYVLHKAIESRRLRDAKDLAERILDEARKEAQASKKESLLQAQDEIYNQKKELEGEYKERERQLKSKEGKLADKEVKLAEKEERLESKLEKLAQKEISVIDFEKKLTKQERLLADRDEVIVQREEEQARKLEEISGLTQEEARSRIMQDIEDKTRHEAAKMVRTIEMEAREMADKKAKEILALSIQRYAGDYVAEQTVTAVSLPSEDMKGRIIGREGRNIRALEAATGVDLIIDDTPETVILSAYSPLRREIAKQALERLITDGRIHPARIEDIVKKVEQEMEVKLREIGEQATFDVAVHGIHPDIIRLLGQLHYRTSFSQNVLQHSLEVASLCGIMAAELGLDEKKAKRAGLLHDIGKAVDHEVEGPHAIIGADLAKKYAESKEIIHAIAAHHEDVPPKSILAVLVQAADSLSGARPGARKELLENYVKRLEDLENVAKDVEGVSKAFAIQAGREIRVMVDADKVTDDNTYLLCKDIAHKIEENLTYPGQIKVTVIREKRAVEYAK; via the coding sequence ATGAGTTTTATATCTATTCTACTGATCCTGGTCGGAGCAGCCATCGGCGCTGCGGCTGGTTATGTCCTGCACAAGGCTATAGAGTCCAGGCGGTTGCGTGATGCCAAGGATTTGGCTGAGCGAATCCTCGACGAAGCTCGCAAGGAGGCCCAGGCCTCCAAGAAGGAAAGCCTGCTCCAAGCCCAGGATGAGATCTATAATCAGAAGAAGGAGCTGGAGGGCGAGTACAAGGAGCGCGAACGGCAGCTCAAGAGCAAGGAAGGCAAGCTCGCCGATAAAGAGGTCAAGCTCGCCGAGAAGGAAGAGCGGCTGGAGAGCAAGCTCGAAAAGCTGGCCCAGAAGGAAATCAGCGTTATTGATTTCGAGAAGAAGCTCACCAAGCAGGAGCGCCTGCTGGCGGATCGGGACGAAGTCATCGTGCAGCGGGAGGAGGAACAGGCTCGCAAGCTCGAGGAGATTTCCGGCCTGACCCAGGAAGAGGCCCGCTCGCGCATCATGCAGGATATCGAGGACAAGACTCGTCACGAGGCGGCCAAGATGGTCCGCACCATCGAGATGGAAGCTCGCGAGATGGCCGACAAGAAGGCCAAGGAAATCCTGGCGCTTTCCATACAGCGTTACGCCGGCGACTACGTGGCCGAGCAGACGGTCACGGCCGTGAGCCTGCCTTCGGAGGACATGAAGGGGCGCATCATCGGCCGCGAGGGGCGCAACATCCGCGCTCTGGAGGCCGCCACCGGCGTGGACCTCATCATCGACGACACGCCCGAGACCGTCATTCTGTCGGCCTACAGCCCGCTACGGCGCGAAATCGCCAAGCAGGCTCTGGAGCGGCTCATCACCGACGGCCGCATCCATCCGGCGCGCATCGAGGATATCGTCAAGAAGGTCGAGCAGGAGATGGAAGTCAAGCTGCGCGAAATCGGCGAGCAGGCCACCTTCGATGTAGCCGTGCACGGCATCCATCCCGACATCATTCGCCTGCTGGGCCAGTTGCACTACCGCACCAGCTTCTCGCAGAACGTGCTGCAGCATTCGCTTGAAGTGGCCTCGCTGTGCGGCATCATGGCCGCCGAGTTGGGCCTGGACGAGAAGAAGGCCAAGCGCGCTGGCTTGCTGCACGATATCGGCAAGGCCGTGGACCACGAAGTCGAGGGCCCGCATGCCATCATCGGTGCTGACCTGGCCAAGAAGTACGCCGAGTCCAAGGAGATCATTCACGCCATCGCCGCGCACCACGAGGACGTTCCGCCCAAGTCCATTCTGGCCGTGCTCGTGCAGGCGGCGGACTCCCTGTCCGGAGCCCGTCCCGGTGCGCGCAAGGAACTGCTGGAGAATTACGTCAAGCGGCTTGAGGACCTGGAGAACGTGGCCAAGGACGTGGAAGGCGTGTCCAAGGCGTTCGCCATCCAGGCTGGCCGCGAGATCCGGGTCATGGTCGATGCGGACAAGGTGACCGACGACAACACGTACCTGCTCTGTAAGGACATAGCTCATAAGATCGAGGAGAATCTGACCTATCCAGGCCAGATCAAGGTCACGGTCATCCGCGAGAAACGAGCCGTGGAGTACGCCAAGTAG
- the zapA gene encoding cell division protein ZapA has product MSRYTLTVLGLEISFVTDAGSTRIYDARDHVEKQYSLLNQDGKNLSKEKLLTVLALSLADDSLQSTQKLREFEETIDRLLEKIDLANAKAAL; this is encoded by the coding sequence ATGTCCCGTTATACCTTGACCGTTCTGGGGCTTGAAATCTCCTTTGTCACTGACGCAGGAAGTACTCGGATCTATGATGCCCGTGATCATGTTGAGAAACAATACAGCCTCTTAAATCAAGATGGGAAGAACCTTAGCAAGGAGAAGCTCCTTACCGTCCTGGCTTTAAGTTTAGCGGACGATTCCCTGCAGTCAACCCAGAAGCTGCGCGAGTTTGAAGAAACGATTGATCGGCTTTTGGAGAAAATAGACTTGGCAAACGCCAAAGCGGCTTTATAG
- the glmU gene encoding bifunctional UDP-N-acetylglucosamine diphosphorylase/glucosamine-1-phosphate N-acetyltransferase GlmU: protein MSFPESIHALVLAAGKGTRMRSNLPKVLHTLLGEPMLWYIHQTLEKLFGDRVHTVIGCGADKVQAAFPECQGRFVLQAEQLGTGHALQVAWESIMSLGLRHVVIVNGDTPLLPANRVQQLVDAALTENAALAFLSITPSDSGAYGRVLRGDDGEVTAIVEAKDYDVAAHGPDRGEVNAGIYFLDMQLMAPLLPLLKNENKSGEFYITDLVNLAVSQGLSVTAVECGEQPELMGINSPFELVCAEERLAAAIAAEWLQKGVLVRNPGLARIGPRVALEPGAEISGPCELYGRTVVHCGARVDSNCVVRDSELDSGAHLRHFSHAEGARLGPGSIAGPYVRLRPGAVLEECAHAGNFVELKKAVLGKGAKANHLTYLGDVEVGEGTNIGAGTITCNYDGKLKHKTVIGRKVFIGSNTALVAPITVGDESLVGAGSTLTKNVEPGELAIARQRQKNLKRRK from the coding sequence TTGAGCTTTCCTGAGTCCATACATGCACTTGTGCTTGCCGCGGGCAAGGGTACGCGCATGCGCTCGAATTTACCTAAGGTGTTGCATACGCTTCTTGGCGAGCCAATGCTTTGGTACATTCACCAGACCCTTGAGAAACTCTTCGGCGACAGGGTGCATACTGTAATCGGTTGCGGCGCGGACAAGGTCCAGGCCGCTTTTCCGGAGTGCCAGGGCCGTTTTGTTCTCCAGGCCGAGCAGCTCGGCACTGGCCATGCCCTGCAGGTAGCCTGGGAAAGCATCATGTCCCTTGGCCTGCGCCATGTCGTCATAGTTAATGGCGATACGCCTCTGTTGCCCGCGAATCGGGTTCAGCAACTTGTTGATGCCGCTCTTACGGAAAATGCAGCACTGGCTTTCCTATCCATTACTCCGTCCGATTCAGGGGCCTACGGCCGTGTCTTGCGTGGCGATGACGGCGAGGTCACGGCAATAGTCGAGGCGAAGGATTACGACGTGGCCGCGCATGGGCCTGATCGGGGCGAGGTCAATGCAGGGATCTACTTCCTTGATATGCAACTGATGGCTCCTCTACTGCCTTTGCTCAAGAATGAAAACAAGAGCGGTGAATTTTACATTACCGATCTTGTCAATCTCGCCGTATCGCAGGGCCTTTCCGTAACGGCGGTAGAATGTGGAGAGCAGCCCGAACTCATGGGCATCAATTCGCCCTTTGAGCTGGTATGTGCCGAAGAGCGACTGGCTGCCGCAATTGCCGCGGAGTGGCTGCAGAAAGGCGTTCTCGTGCGCAACCCCGGTTTGGCGCGCATTGGTCCCAGGGTAGCCCTGGAGCCTGGAGCTGAAATCAGCGGGCCGTGCGAGCTCTATGGTCGTACTGTCGTGCATTGCGGAGCGCGGGTGGATTCGAATTGCGTCGTGCGTGACAGCGAGTTGGACTCGGGTGCCCACCTCCGCCATTTCAGCCATGCCGAGGGTGCTCGACTTGGCCCTGGAAGCATTGCCGGGCCCTATGTGCGGCTTAGGCCGGGAGCTGTTCTGGAAGAATGCGCCCATGCGGGCAACTTCGTGGAACTGAAGAAGGCTGTGTTGGGTAAGGGCGCCAAAGCCAACCACCTGACCTACCTGGGCGATGTCGAAGTGGGCGAGGGCACGAATATCGGTGCTGGCACGATCACCTGCAATTACGATGGCAAGCTGAAGCACAAGACGGTTATCGGCCGGAAAGTTTTTATCGGCAGCAATACGGCCCTGGTTGCTCCGATCACTGTTGGCGATGAATCTCTGGTCGGGGCCGGTTCCACCTTGACTAAGAATGTGGAGCCTGGCGAGTTGGCAATTGCGAGACAGCGACAGAAGAACTTGAAGCGCAGGAAATAG
- a CDS encoding F0F1 ATP synthase subunit epsilon — translation MSNQIQLEIVTPDRKVLSEKVDYVGAPGIVGEFGVLPNHIPFLSALGIGNLYYKLGGKTHYVFIAGGFAEVGPDRVTVLAEIAERAAEIDVERARKARERAESRLQKRAEDVNFARAQASLQRSMARMRCRSSAEGSGTCSL, via the coding sequence ATGAGCAACCAGATTCAGCTTGAGATAGTCACTCCCGACCGCAAGGTGCTCTCGGAGAAGGTGGACTACGTGGGTGCGCCCGGCATCGTGGGCGAGTTCGGCGTGCTGCCGAACCACATCCCGTTCCTCTCCGCCCTGGGCATCGGCAACCTGTACTACAAGCTCGGTGGTAAGACGCATTACGTCTTCATCGCCGGCGGGTTTGCAGAAGTCGGCCCGGATCGGGTGACCGTATTGGCTGAGATTGCCGAGCGCGCTGCCGAGATCGACGTGGAGCGTGCCCGCAAGGCCAGGGAGCGTGCCGAGTCTCGGCTGCAGAAGCGTGCCGAGGACGTGAACTTCGCACGTGCTCAGGCCTCGCTGCAGCGGTCCATGGCTCGTATGCGTTGCCGCTCGTCCGCCGAGGGCTCCGGCACCTGCTCGCTTTAG
- the atpD gene encoding F0F1 ATP synthase subunit beta, whose amino-acid sequence MANTGKIVQVIGAVVDVEFPEGKLPNILNALEIKNPNNQDAPDLVCEVAQHLGDNVVRTIAMDATEGLVRGMAATDTGAPIAVPVGTASLGRIMNVVGRPVDELGPVAAKDFWPIHRPAPAFTEQSTKVEVLETGIKVVDLLIPFPKGGKMGLFGGAGVGKTVILMEMINNIAKQHGGKSVFAGVGERTREGNDLYHEMKDAGVLPKAALIYGQMNEPPGARARVALTALTVAEYFRDVDGEDVLLFVDNIFRFTQAGSEVSALLGRMPSAVGYQPTLGTDLGALQERITSTNKGSITSVQAVYVPADDLTDPAPATTFAHLDGTLVLSRQIAELGIYPAVDPLDSTSRILDPNVLGVEHYGTARAVQQILQKYKDLQDIIAILGMDELSDEDKITVARARRIQRFLSQPFHVAEAFTGRPGKYVKLEDTIRGFKEIIEGKHDTLPESAFYMCGGIEEAVENAKRQG is encoded by the coding sequence ATGGCTAACACAGGCAAGATTGTGCAGGTCATCGGCGCGGTTGTGGACGTGGAATTCCCGGAAGGGAAACTCCCAAACATCCTCAACGCGCTGGAAATCAAGAACCCTAACAACCAGGACGCTCCTGATCTGGTGTGCGAGGTTGCCCAGCACCTCGGCGACAACGTCGTGCGCACCATCGCCATGGACGCCACCGAGGGCCTGGTACGCGGCATGGCTGCTACCGACACGGGCGCGCCAATTGCCGTCCCGGTCGGCACAGCCTCCCTTGGCCGCATCATGAACGTCGTCGGACGTCCCGTGGACGAGCTCGGACCCGTCGCAGCCAAGGATTTCTGGCCTATTCACCGTCCGGCTCCTGCCTTTACCGAGCAGTCGACGAAGGTCGAAGTGCTCGAGACCGGCATCAAGGTCGTTGACTTGCTCATCCCGTTCCCCAAGGGCGGCAAGATGGGCCTGTTCGGCGGCGCCGGCGTGGGCAAGACGGTTATCCTCATGGAGATGATCAACAACATCGCCAAGCAGCACGGCGGCAAGTCGGTGTTCGCTGGCGTGGGTGAGCGTACTCGTGAGGGCAACGACCTTTACCACGAAATGAAGGACGCCGGCGTTCTGCCGAAAGCGGCCTTGATCTACGGCCAGATGAACGAACCCCCAGGAGCCCGTGCCCGCGTGGCCCTCACCGCCCTGACCGTCGCCGAGTACTTCCGCGATGTGGACGGCGAGGACGTGCTCCTGTTCGTCGACAACATCTTCCGCTTCACGCAGGCGGGCTCCGAAGTGTCGGCTCTCCTTGGCCGTATGCCTTCCGCGGTGGGCTACCAGCCGACCCTGGGCACCGACCTTGGCGCGCTGCAGGAGCGCATCACGTCGACCAACAAGGGCTCCATCACCTCGGTGCAGGCCGTGTACGTGCCTGCTGACGACTTGACCGACCCGGCGCCTGCCACCACGTTCGCCCACTTGGACGGAACGTTGGTTCTCTCGCGCCAGATCGCTGAGTTGGGCATCTACCCTGCCGTGGATCCGCTCGACTCGACCTCGCGCATCCTGGACCCCAACGTCCTGGGCGTCGAGCACTACGGAACGGCGCGCGCTGTTCAGCAGATCCTTCAGAAGTACAAGGACCTGCAGGACATCATCGCCATCCTGGGCATGGACGAACTCTCGGACGAGGACAAGATCACGGTTGCGCGCGCACGCCGCATCCAGCGCTTCCTGTCCCAGCCGTTCCATGTGGCCGAGGCCTTTACCGGCCGTCCTGGCAAGTATGTGAAGCTTGAGGATACCATCCGCGGCTTCAAGGAGATCATTGAGGGCAAGCACGACACCCTGCCTGAGTCCGCCTTCTATATGTGCGGCGGAATCGAAGAGGCTGTCGAGAATGCCAAGCGGCAGGGGTAA
- a CDS encoding F0F1 ATP synthase subunit gamma produces the protein MPSLKDVKVKISAVKKTKQITKAMNMVASAKLRKAQERIVRFRPYAQKFYEMLSELASGVDASTHPLLSVREEVKTTGIMLVTSDRGLAGSFNVNLINTAKRLAASKKAEGKTVKFYCVGKKGRDAIRNADFEIVRGYHDKMSSAFDFSLANELGKEIIGAYIAGALDEVILIYGELESIARQTPRSLTVLPIKPEEGKATSGPRSEYIYEPSVVDLLAELLPRFVNVQVYRGLLDTSASEHAARMAAMDNATRACDDIVGALTLAYNKARQTTITKELMDIVGGAEALKG, from the coding sequence ATGCCTTCCCTGAAGGACGTCAAGGTAAAGATATCTGCGGTCAAGAAGACCAAGCAGATCACCAAGGCCATGAATATGGTGGCCTCGGCCAAACTGCGCAAGGCGCAGGAACGCATCGTGCGCTTCCGGCCCTATGCCCAGAAGTTCTATGAAATGTTGAGCGAGCTGGCCTCGGGCGTCGATGCTTCCACGCACCCGCTTCTCTCCGTGCGTGAAGAGGTCAAGACGACCGGCATCATGCTGGTCACGTCCGACCGTGGCCTGGCCGGCAGCTTCAACGTCAACCTTATCAACACCGCCAAGCGCCTGGCAGCCTCCAAAAAGGCCGAAGGCAAGACGGTCAAGTTCTACTGCGTGGGCAAAAAGGGTCGTGACGCAATCCGCAACGCGGATTTCGAGATCGTGCGCGGCTACCATGACAAGATGAGTTCGGCCTTCGACTTCTCGCTTGCCAACGAGTTGGGCAAGGAGATCATCGGCGCCTACATCGCCGGTGCGTTGGACGAAGTCATCCTGATCTATGGCGAGCTGGAGTCGATTGCACGTCAGACACCCAGATCGCTGACAGTCCTGCCCATCAAGCCTGAAGAGGGCAAGGCCACAAGCGGCCCACGCAGCGAGTACATCTACGAGCCCAGTGTGGTGGATCTGCTGGCCGAGCTCCTGCCGAGGTTCGTCAACGTTCAGGTCTATCGTGGCCTGCTTGACACCTCCGCCAGCGAGCACGCCGCGCGTATGGCTGCCATGGACAATGCGACCAGGGCCTGCGACGATATCGTCGGCGCTTTGACCCTGGCCTACAACAAGGCGCGGCAGACGACCATCACTAAGGAGCTTATGGATATTGTCGGCGGCGCTGAGGCGCTCAAAGGCTAA
- the atpA gene encoding F0F1 ATP synthase subunit alpha: protein MQIKAEEISQIIESQIENYQAQVEMSETGTVLSVGDGIARVYGVQNAMAMELLEFPGGVMGMVLNLEEDNVGVAILGEDTGINEGDPVKRTGKIFSVPVGDAVMGRVLNPLGQPIDGMGPLDTKLTSPVEIKAPGIVARKSVHEPMYTGLKAIDAMTPIGRGQRELIIGDRQTGKTAVCIDAILAQKNSDIHCFYVAIGQKKASVALVADVLRRHGALEYTTIISATASDPAPLQFIAAYTGATMAEFYRNNGKHALIIYDDLSKQATAYRQMSLLLRRPPGREAYPGDVFYLHSRLLERAAKVSDDLGAGSMTALPIIETQAGDVSAYIPTNVISITDGQVYLEPNLFNAGVRPAINVGLSVSRVGGAAQVKAMKQVAGTLRLDLAQYRELAAFAGFGSDLDKATQQKLNRGARMVELLKQPQYQPLPVEEQVAVIFAGGRGYMDDVPVLAVRKFEAEFLEFMRNAKADLLKTIREKKALDQDAEGKLKAALEEFKKGFRA, encoded by the coding sequence ATGCAGATCAAAGCAGAAGAGATCAGCCAAATTATCGAGTCACAGATCGAGAATTACCAGGCGCAGGTCGAGATGAGCGAGACCGGCACCGTCCTCTCGGTCGGTGACGGCATCGCTCGCGTCTACGGCGTGCAGAACGCGATGGCCATGGAGCTTCTCGAGTTCCCGGGCGGCGTCATGGGCATGGTCCTCAACCTCGAAGAGGACAACGTGGGCGTCGCCATTCTGGGCGAGGACACGGGCATCAACGAGGGCGACCCGGTCAAGCGCACGGGCAAGATCTTCTCCGTGCCGGTTGGCGACGCTGTCATGGGCCGCGTGCTCAACCCTCTTGGCCAGCCTATCGACGGCATGGGTCCTCTGGACACCAAGCTGACCAGCCCCGTGGAAATCAAGGCTCCGGGCATCGTCGCACGTAAGTCGGTGCATGAGCCCATGTACACGGGCCTCAAGGCCATCGACGCCATGACCCCCATCGGCCGCGGCCAGCGCGAGCTGATCATCGGCGACCGTCAGACCGGCAAGACCGCGGTCTGCATCGACGCCATTCTGGCCCAGAAGAACTCCGACATTCATTGCTTCTACGTGGCAATCGGCCAGAAGAAGGCTTCGGTGGCTCTGGTGGCCGACGTGCTCCGTCGCCATGGCGCCCTTGAGTATACGACCATCATCTCGGCCACTGCATCCGACCCCGCACCGCTGCAGTTCATCGCCGCCTACACCGGCGCCACCATGGCCGAGTTCTACCGTAACAACGGCAAGCACGCGCTCATCATCTATGACGATCTGTCCAAGCAGGCCACTGCCTACCGCCAGATGTCGCTGCTGCTGCGCCGCCCTCCGGGACGTGAGGCTTACCCCGGCGACGTGTTTTATCTCCACTCCCGTCTGCTGGAGCGCGCTGCCAAGGTTTCCGACGACTTGGGCGCAGGTTCCATGACGGCTCTGCCCATCATCGAGACGCAAGCCGGCGACGTGTCCGCGTACATTCCGACCAACGTTATCTCCATCACCGATGGTCAGGTGTACCTGGAGCCCAACCTGTTCAACGCTGGTGTCCGTCCGGCCATCAACGTCGGTCTGTCGGTCTCCCGCGTGGGCGGCGCCGCACAGGTTAAGGCCATGAAGCAGGTTGCCGGCACGCTGCGCCTTGACCTCGCCCAGTACCGCGAACTGGCTGCTTTCGCCGGTTTCGGTTCCGACCTGGACAAGGCCACGCAGCAGAAGCTCAATCGCGGCGCCCGCATGGTTGAGTTGCTCAAGCAGCCCCAGTACCAGCCTCTGCCGGTCGAAGAGCAGGTTGCTGTAATCTTCGCCGGTGGCCGCGGCTACATGGACGACGTGCCTGTTTTGGCCGTGCGCAAGTTCGAGGCCGAGTTCCTTGAGTTCATGCGCAACGCCAAGGCCGATTTGCTTAAGACCATTCGCGAGAAGAAGGCGCTGGACCAGGATGCGGAAGGCAAGCTCAAGGCCGCCCTGGAAGAGTTCAAGAAGGGCTTTAGGGCTTAA